TGAAAACTGCCCTGACATCTTCACGATATCCACCGTTCAGCCAGGAAGTTGTTAGTGTTTTGCGCCCCTGTGGCAGGCTGACAAGAATCGAATCGCTGAACCGGTAGACTTTTTCCCTGCCCGTGGTCTCAAAAAGAAGAGTGCTTTTTCGTTCTGCGCCGTTGCCAGTCTTTGACGGACCAGTGTCCGCATCAACCCCGTTCGTGGTTCTGGAACTCATGGAATATTCCCCAGGATATTATAGAAACAATAAATGAAAATGACACTAGCAATTCATCATTGCACAGTGCCGACATCAATATGTGAATACATATGATCTGTCCTGCGACTAAATCCGGTTACACGGAGGATCTGGTTGCACAGGACATTAATGGATATATCACTGAGTGTTTTAAATATCTTTTCAAATACAACGGGATGGAAAATCATCCCCTTACTTCATCATGTTCATGCAAAACATGGGCCTTACTGCTAGTTCCAGACTTAAGAAGCCTTGAAACATAGAATCTAGCCCAGCCGAAGATGAACAAAGAACCCAGTATATTACCAATGACCATTCCCCACCATACACCAATGAGTCCCATATTCAGGGTGAAAGCAAAGATGACGGCGAACAACGGAACGAATATCAGAGCACGCAGTATGGAAGCAAAGAGCGCATTCATACCTTTACCTACACCCTGGAACAGAGAAGAAGAAAGCAGACCAAGGGAGACGGTCGGGTAGAATATGCAGATGATCCTCAAAAATACTGTAAGGTCATCTGTAATATGTGATGCGCTCTCTGATTGTGTAAATATCCATGAAATATGAGGAGCCAGGACAAAAGTGAAGAAAGCTATTACAGTCTCCGCTATAAGACCTACCTTCATGGCGTATATGTGTGTGAAAGACACCTTGTCATAGGAGCCTTCACCATATGAGAAACCTGCAAGTGTTACTACCGCTGTGGAAATACCAATGAGCGGCGCAATGGCAATAGTAACAACACGCCATCCAACAGTGTAAACAGCAACACCATCGGTATTGCTCACAGCAATGATGATGACATTCATTACAAGCATCATAAGAGCCATTGAGGTTTGCTGAACTGATGCCGGAACGCCGACCCGGAAAATATCCCTGAGAATTGATTTTTCAAAATGGAAATCCTTGAAGTCAAATGTAATGTAAGTGTCCTTCCTGAAGAACAACCAGTTAACCATCATAACTGCGGTGACTCCCATTGAGAGCACAGTTGCCCATGCTGCACCGGCAACACCAAAGTCAAGGGTATAGATGAAAATAGGGTCAAGAATGATGTTCAGTACTGAACCGAAGATCATGGCGTTCATAGCTCTTTTAGTGTCACCCTCGCTGCGAAGGATAGCATTTGCCACATTGGTGAAGAAGAGAAGGATACTTCCTGCAAAGATGATCTTACCATAAGTACTTGCCATTGCAGCGGTCTTCCCTGCACCAATTAGAACGAATATAGGTTCAGCAAAAATGTAAAGTGGAATCGTGAAGAGAGCTGAAAGTATCAGCATCAATATCATTGTATGAACTGCAACATTGTCAGCCCCGCATTTGTCCCTTGAGCCAAGCCTGCGGGATATTGCAGAACCTGCGCCAACACCAAGACCGTTTGAAAGTGCAATTATCACAAAGAAAAACGGAAATACAAAACCAACTGCTGCAAGGGCATCCGCTCCAAGTCCTGAGACCCAGAATGTATCCACCAGGTTGTAAAGTGTCTGGACAGACATTCCAAGCATCATTGGCAATGCCAGTTTGAGCATCGCTTTTTTAGGGTCACCCAGCATGGCCTTCATGCCGGAAGTGGTTTTTCCAGGCCCTGCTTTTGGCTCAGAGTTATCATCAAAGTTATTATCAGTCATTTGAAGCCTTCTTAATTTCGTTTTCCGAAGCGATGTTCATTGCGGCCTTTTCCACAAGTGAGATGAACATGGCCTTTTCCTCATCATTGAAACCCCGAAGCAGTACACCATTGAGATCTGCACTTATTTTCATCAGCACAGGGCCCATTTTCTGACCTTCTTCGGTAAGGTAGACGCAGTACGCGCGTTTGTCATTTGGGTCGCGTTTCCTGACAACATATCCCTGGTCCTCAAGCTTGTTCACCGAGCGGGTGATGGTTGCCCTGTCATATCGCAACATATTTGCAAGCGATTCCTGACTGACACCATCATGATGAAGCAGGCGCATGAAAAACGGGAACTGTCCGCTTCCCAGACCATATGATTCCAGTTCATTTGAAAGATAGATGTTGATAGACCGGAAAAGGTGCGAAATATCACGGCCTATACATTCGTTCTTCCCTATACATTTACATGAACATGGTCTGTCATTGGATTCGGATTTCTGGTTCGGGGTCATAAAGTCACCATAATGTTGCGATGGCAATTATTGCAAACGCAATTGTTGCATATGCAAGTAATCTATAAAAGAGTATGCCGTATAAAAAAGAGGAAATGGATTCTATACAGAGCCGAAAAAAGAAGAAAGATCAATCAACAAAAAGCTCAACACCCATGATCTCAAGGAAGATCTCTTCCAGTGACGGAACTATGGTGCGCATCTCTACAATGTCCCCACCTTTGGAAGCAACCCACTTAGTAGTCTGGTTTACCACGTCAATGTCGTTTGTGATGACAACATAGTTATCATTGACTTCCTTGACAACTTCGGAAATATCATAATCCGTAATGTCATCAACCTTGAACTCAAGGCGATACTGGATCTTACCATATTCTTTTCTGATCTCTTCGGCAGTGCCAAGTGTCACAAGTCTTCCGCCTTTTAATATCAGTATCCTGTCACAGAGACTTTCCACCTGATACAGGTTGTGGGCAGTGAAAATGATAGTTTTTCCTGATTGCTTCAATGAGCGCACATAATCGGTGATGTACCTGGAGGTCATAGGATCAAGACCCGATGCAGGCTCATCGTAAATAAGAATATCAGGATCATTGATAAGCGAACGTGCGATTGCAACCTTACGCTTCATGCCTTTTGAAAGGTCACCTATCTTCTTGCCGTCAGGGTTGAGCGCAAGATCAAAAAGAAGCTCACGTATCCTTTTCTTTGCACGGTCTTTGGGAACACAGTATAACTCTGCGAAGTACAGGAGATAATCGTCTACTTCCATGCCCTCATAAAGAGGAGACTCTTCAGGAAGAAAACCAAGGAACGATTTTATCTCAACGGCATCTGTTGCTATATCCAGACCTTGCATGTGAATAGAACCGGAGGTCGGTCTGATAAGACTGCTGAGCATTTTCAGAGTTGTGGTCTTGCCTGCGCCGTTAGGCCCCACTATTCCGAATATCTGGCCCTTTTCCACAGAGAAAGAAAGGTTGTCAACGGCTACAAAATCACCATATTCCTTGCGAAGTCCTTTTACTTCTATAATTCCAGGTTCCACACTTAGACTATGATGTTTACTATATATAAATTCAATTATAAAATAAAAAAGAGCATAGTTGATCATCAACTATGCCTGCAAGCCTTAGATCTTGTACATATGAACATCCATCTGAGGGAACGGAATCTCGATATCCGCTTCATTGAATGCTGCATGTATGGCTATTGTAAGATCATTCTTCACAGCCCAGAAGTCTGAAGTATTAACCCATGCACGAAGCTGTAGATTCACTGAGGAATCTGCAAGTTCCGTGGTAATAACTGCAGGTGCCGGGTCTGCCAGAACACGGGAATCCCTTTTGATGACATCCATTGCAACCTTAACAGCTCGTGGAATATCAGTAGAGTAACTAACACCCACATCAACAGCCACTCTTCTGGTTGGCATGCGGGTCACATTGATAATTGGACTACCCCACACAAGTTTGTTAGGAATTGTTATGAACTGGTTGTCAGGTGTGAGAAGTTCTGTTGCCATAATACCCACTGCATGCACATTACCTGACATTCCATTTACTGTTACAAATTCACCTTTGTCAAGTGGCCTGAGGGATGCTATCCATACACCTGCGGCAAGGTTGTTCAGGGAATCCTGCATACCGAATCCAAGAACCAAGCCAATAACCGCTGAAAGTCCGACAACCACCGAACTTACGTCAACTCCAAGTGTACTGACCACTGCCAGCAATACACCCACGTACATCAAGGCACGCAGGAAACGCACAAGGAACTCAATGACCAGTTCAGGAAGCTTGGTCTTTTTCAATCCCTTGCGGAACATACCTGTAAGTATTCCAGCAACAACAATTCCGGCAACAAGCACCACAAGAGCAAATAAAATATTTGCCACTGTGATGGTTGTGTAAGGAATAGCCATAGATAAAATATCTGCCATTTATCACAACTCCACTAAATAACTATCCATAAAGACCTATCATAAATAGTGGGTGATTTGATGCATATAACTCTTTTTAATTTATATAGTTCATATTTTTATGAAATAGATATTAATATAATAGATTCCTAATAAAATAATAATGCCAGGCTGGTTAACTATCGCAAAATGGGAGCTGATGCGGTCAAAACTCAAATTTGACGCGCGCTCGATAATCATGCTCGTAATATCACTCATGCTCGTAATAGTGGCATCCTACGCTGCCGCACAAACAGGAATGAGCATGAACCAGAAGATATACCTTGTAGCATTTTCCCAGCCGGACGTGCAACCGATAATCCAGACTGACCAGCGTTTTGACTACATGCTTGTGGACAGGTTTGAGGCTACCGTTTACTACGAATACGGAGCCGACATGGCCATTATAGGTAACAATGTATACCTGAGCGACACACGAAAAGCAGCGTCAGCAGGTGACGCGCTGGAAAACACATTCATAGAATACAGGGAGATCGTACTCACATCTTACAACGATATAAACAACAGTCACCCGGTATGGGTCACAGTCCATGACCTTGAAAGACCCCAGGACTTCCAGCTTGCGGGAAGTACCGGCACACTGGACGAGCTCAGCAGAGGATACAACAGGACAGCCGCGCTGGAAAATATACCCGGTGGCCGTGAAGCGGCAAGTGGTAGCAGCAGTGGACGTATAAGGACAGGCTCGTCAACGATTTCCCCGGAAGATATTGCGGCACTGGATGCCACAGAAGGAAAGACATTCTTTGAGAAGCAGACACTTTCAACACCATCTAATTTCAATCCGCCTGTTCCTTTTACAGCAATACTTTACGCATTCCTGTTCATATTCCCCATATATTTCGTTTCTCAGTTCTACTCTACCAGCCTGATGGATGAGCGTACCAATCGCAAAGGTGAGCTTGTGCTTATAGCACCACTGAGAAGCAGGGATGTTGTAATTGGCAAGACCGTTCCGTATCTTGTAATAACAATGGCGATACAGACTGCCATAACTCTATACATACTCAAAATGCCATCTACAGTCGCTGATGTAGAAAGAGTACTTCTGATACTGGCTGCAATATTGCCGGTAATACTGCTCTTCTTCGCACTTTCATTTTACAGCGCGATCCTTGCAAGAAGCTTCAAGGAACTCACATTTGCAAGCGTATTCCTTTCAGTAGTAATATCAGGATACCTGTTCTTCCCTGCAATGTTCGCAAATATCCACGCAATAAGTTCCATTTCCCCGATAACCCTGATTGTCAGGCTTATAGAAGGGGAAGCTGTACCAATGAACACATACCTGTTCTCTACATTACCATTCTACCTTGTGGCAGGAGCAGTGTATGCATTTGGAACCGCTATTTTCAGGGAAGAGGATCTGTTCACCCAGAAGTCCATCGGCTCAAAGATAATAGATTGCTTTGAGATGTTCCTTTCATACCGCTACGGGTCAGTATTTTTCCTGAGCATCATCTTCATTCCGGTAGTATATATGACACAGCTTATGCTCATTGTCATGCTATTCAACCTGCCGGTTCCGTATTCAATACTTGCAATGATAGTACTGTCAGCACTGGCTGAAGAGATAGTCAAATCTATCGGGATATATACACTTTTCAAAAGGAAGATAACCGAGGTTACATTCAAAAATGCAATCCGGCTGTCAATACTGGCAGGTGCAGGATTCTTTGTCGGAGAAAAAGCTGTTGCAGTCCTTACACTTGCACCTATCGCAAGTTCAGCTTTTGGAACGGTAATGACATTGGGTGCAATGTTGCTTATACCACTGCTTCTGCATGTTACAACTGTAACTATCAGTTCACTTATCATGTACTGGAAGGGACCGAACGCCTACAAGTATGCGGTCGTAGCTGCAACAATATTCCATACAATATATAACATGACAATTCTCAGGGGGCTGTTATTCTGAGCGGCAGAAATTCATGCAGGAAAATGAAAACTGTGGCTAAGAAGGAGTTCAAAGACCTGCTTACAGAGAAAACATTCATCCTTGCGATTATCATCCAGCTTTTCATAGCCTCGTTCTCAACCTTCCTGGTCATAGGACTGACATCTTTCTATGACCCAACGGCACTTGGAAATGTTGAATTTGAAGGAGTGAACATCGGAGTTGTCGGAACTGCAGATGATGAACTTTACCGTGTACTGATAGAGAACGATGTGCAGGCCTACCTTTATGATGATTTCATCCCGGCATACGGTGACTTCTTTGACCGGAAAATAGATGCCATCATAGTAACTCCTATTGGAACAGCCGAAGGCACGGACCTGCTCAATGTTGATATATATCTTCCTAAATCAGAGATCAAAGCCACTGTCATATCACTTCAACTGAAGAACTCACTGGAAGAATACGAACAGAACGTCAGGGATGTAAGAACCCAGAGACTTCCGGGATATACACCTATAGATTTTAACATAATTAAAAGAGGGGTCAGGGCTTCCTCGACTTTCTTTGAGTTCGTTTACGTGGCACTGCTTCCACTACTTGTATTCACGCCTGCTTTTATCTCAGGTGGTCTTGTGATTGATTTCATAACAGAGGAATATGAACGCAAGACCATGGACCTGTTGCTGGCATCACCGGCATCCCTGCTTGAGATCATAAGTGGCAAAGCCATACTTGCTATCATTATCGTTCCATTGCAATCGTTTGTATGGATGCTGCTTCTGTCCATGAACCGCATATCCATAAGTAATTCACTTCAGATCTTGCTGGTAGTAACTCTGATAGCAGGAGTGCTGGTATTCTCAAGCACCATAATTGCGGTGTTCTTCAAGGACAGAGGTGTTGCACAGCTATTGTACTCTCTTGTGCTGATATTCCTGTTCATGTCATCGTACCTGTTCACAAATTCCCCGCTTAACCTTGTAACAAGGCTCTCCATCGATAGCATACCTGCTGTTGAAAGCTGGACATGGACTGGCATGTACACGCTTCTGGCACTTTTCCTCTACATGGCAACAATGTTTGTAATCAAAAAAGACCCACGTAACATTTAAAGAAAATACACGGATGATAATGATGCGACCGATCAAGCTGCTTTTACTGACAATAATCCTGATGGCATTCATAAATCCCGTAGATTCCACTGCAATTAAAGAGGAAGACATATGGATATTCCAGGGTTCGTATGAACTTGGTGTCGGGGAGAGGGCACAACTTGAAGGATTCACAGTAAAAGTGAACGACATCAATACTGAGAACGTGTCCGAAGCAACTCTGCTGATATACAGTAACTCTGTTTTCATGGAGTCTTTTACTGTAGATGCCGGCGTAAATAATGAATACAACTATGATGGCGAACTGAAGATCAATGTCATGTCCCTGGATGAGAACAAGATATCCCTGGAGATATACAAACATAAATCCGAGCTTGTGTGGGTCACCGATATTCCAAAGACTGCATTTAAGGTGGGAGATTCACTTACTGGAAACGATTACCGTATTACACTTAAAGGAATCAATGAAGGAACAGCAAATGTAGTTGTCAAACTTGATGGTGAAGAGTACGAGAGAACATACATTAGTGGCGCTTATGAAAAGTTCTCTGAGGATTTTATGATAAATATCGTGTACATCAACAAGAACACTCAGGAAGTCTTCATCGAAACACTCAAACCCGGTGAACCCAAAATCCAGATAGATGCCGGCAATATCCAGGAAAGCTATGAGCCTGATGAGTATGTGGAATACGAACTTGTGGTGACAAATAACGGGTCGATACCACTGCATGGGATCATACTGACAACCGAATGTGATGATGGCGAAGTTGAACTTGTAACACAGCAGCACTCCATACTTGAACCGGGGAAGAAGAAGAAATTCCAGATACTGGTTAAGCCTGATGTTGAACCTGTTACCGGGAATATCACGATCACTACCAGTGTGCAAGGTTACGATTACAGGGGAAATCAATACAACAATGAGATTAAGACGCAAGCCACGGTCAATTCATATATTTCCATTGAAAAGGAAGTGATCTCTAAAGAGAAAACATCCGAAGACCCTGAATTTGGAACTGAGCAGTATTTCCAGATCAATATTACAGTTGCCAACAAAGCAAATTTCCAGACCGCAGTCACAGTTACCGATGTTCTGCCTCCTGAATTCATACCAAATGACATTGAAAGCACCGAATGGTCAATGGCTCTTTCTGCAGGAGAAACAAAGAGCATCGGATATTTTGCATCCTCAACCGAACCGGGAGATTTCACTTTTGAGCCTGCAACTGTTGTCTGGAAAGACAGCGGTGAGACCTTCACTATGCAATCCAACTCGATTGAAGGAACATTCCATGTGAGTGGTTCAAAGGTCATGCTGCAGAAAGAAATAACTTCCAGCTACATGGTTGTGGGTGAGACTATCGATGTTATTCTCAAAGTCACAAATGACGGAGACGAAGATATCAGTATCTCATTCAGGGAAGATATACCGGATGAACTCAGTTATGTTGTTGGAGAAAGGGAATGGCATGGTACAATGGCAGCAGGAGCAACAAAGGAGTTCACATACACTGTAAAGGCTGAAAGAGCAGGAGAATATTACCTGCCTGAAACCGAACTCAGCCTCACGGATGAGAACGACAGGAAGGATAGTGTGGTTTCAGATGAACTTTTCCTTTACATTGACGATGCACCTGCTGAAGCAGAAGATGAATACTACGAAGAGACTTACAACCAGGTTGATGCATCATCTTCGTACCCCGCTGACACGTCTGTTGCAGACCCTGACATTACAGGTGTGGAAGTAATGAAGTTTTTAGTTTCGACTTTTGTGAGCCTTTTCACCATAATTGCAATCGTACCGACCTTCGCATATTTATTTATATCCAGAGTATATAAGTAATGTAAAAAAATATTGACACCAGGAATTGAGTATGAATATTGCAGCGTTTATAGGATCGTCGATGCTTTTTGCCCTGTTCGCCATTGTAGTGCTCTTTGTCCTGATAAACATGTCATCAAGACTTGCACTTATTATACTACTGGTAATCCCGCTTGCATTCATTTTTGTGATACCGGACATCTCAATAGCTTTTCTTTCCGTTGAGCAGATGTCACTTGCAAACGGACTTGTGCCGGTGAATAATTTTCACATATTGCTCATGATCTGGTCAACTCTCATAGGCGTTATCCTGTACACGGAGTTTTTGACATGGTACCTTGGAAAAGGGATGAGGATGAAGAAAAAATCGGATGACACCATGAAAACCAGTTTTTCTGCAAAACTGGATAAGAGTTTTTACGATGCCATTGGAACGGTCAAGGGCATGCTTAACCGCAAAAAATGACCGGCACAAAGGTGTTATGGAAATAGCGCACTTTTAAAGTACATTTTTAGATCAATAAATGCGAGGTATGTGCCTGAGAGCCAAAGAACCAACAGAAAGTAACGATGAGGTCGTAACTACCACCCGGGAGTTCAAACCACAGCCATGGAGAGCCGGACTGTATTCCGCAATATTTCCCGGACTTGGCCAGATGTACAATGGGGATTTTGCCAGAGGGTCTTTTTATTTTGTCCTGACATTCATACTGATAATCACATTTTATTTCGTCATAACGTTCTTCATTTTCATTGTATTCTGGCTGTACAACATATACCAGGCTTACAGCTATGCAAGCAGTTTTGGTAAAGACATCAACAAAGAACAAGAAGAATAAGAAAAAGGAAGGAGTAAATACTCCTTTTATGTAGAGTTATTTCTGTTATATGGTGCTGCTGCCAGTGATGAGACACCACTTGCTGCAATTGAACTGTAAACTGGCTGTGTTGGTGCAAGCCATACGGCACCTGATCCCTCAAATGTCTGGAGAAGACCTTCGCCGGATGTAAGTTTGCCTGCAAGTCCTTTGCCTGATCTTTCAACACTGAACTTAACAGAATCTGACCTGAGGAGGGCAAAGTTACCGTCAACCTGAAGACGCTCGTTGTCGAGGTTGTATTTCAGGATCTCAGACATTGGCACCGGGCTTTCAAGTATGCATGTGCCTGTTCCGCTGATCTTTGTCTGGAACCATCCTTCGCCACCGAAAAGACCTGCTGTGATATTCTTCTGACTTGCAACGCCTACTTCAAGGCTGGATTCTGCACAGTAGAAAATGCCCTTGTCCACAATTATAGAACCGTTGTCAAGGCTTACAATGATGAAATGACTGAAACTTGGTTCAAGGAATACCTCACCGCATCCCTTGTACAGTGGGTTAAAAGCTGATTCGTTTGTGAGCTTATTCTTGATCATCTTCTTTGCAAGACCACCGACTCCACCGATGTTTGCATCGCAGGTGATGTTGCCTTTCTGGAAATAAAGAGCTCCAGGCTCTACGATAACACCGCTGTTGTCCAATGTGACCTTTACCTGTTTGAGGGTCATTCCAGCTCTGTTAAGATAATAGAGATTCTTTGCAAGCGCAGGGTTCTTGCTTCCTGTAAGAGATTTGTATTCTATGACCTCTACTTTGAAATTTCCTTTATCGACACTATCAAGAACATTGATGTTGTTATAGAATTTACTTTCCGCCATAATACCACATCCAAGTGAGAAATCACTAAGGTAGATTAACTTTGCTTTTAGTATCGAATATTATATTAATATATGGCATATAAATATATCCAAACTGTGAAACCGCATGTACTCTAACCCAATCATACACGGCCCGCAACCTTACAAAATTGCAGTCATACATGGCGGCCCCGGTGCCCCTGGAACTGTAACTGATATGGCAGAAAAACTTTCAGACAAATACAGTGTACTGGAACCTTTGCAGACTGCCATGAGCATTGACGGGCAGATCAATGAACTCAGGTCAATGCTGAAAAAACATGCAAAATTGCCAGTAACTTTAATAGGCCACTCATGGGGAGCATGGCTGGCTTTCATGTTCACTGCACGCTATCCGACATATGTCAGTAAGCTAATTCTTGTGGCCAGCGGACCTTTTGAGGAACACTACGCCAGATCAATAATGGCTACAAGACTTGAAAGACTTGGTGAAAGCGGAAGACAGGAATATTTACATTTGAGTACAAGCATGAATAATCCTGCTGTGAGCAATAAGAACGTTGCTTTTGCCAGGTTTGGAAAACTCATTTCTGATGCTGACTCCTTTGAGCTGGAATCAATGTGGAAAATAAATCCGACATTCTGTCATGACTGTTATAATCTCAATAAGCGAGTATGGGAAGAAGCTGATTACCTTAGAAGAACGAAAAAGCTCCTGAACATGGGAAAAGAGATACATTGTCCTGTAGTCGCTATACACGGAGACTATGATCCGCACCCTTACGAAGGTGTAAAAGAACCCCTCTCGCAAATACTGGAAAATTTCAGGTTCATCCTGCTTGAGAACTGCGGCCACTATCCGTGGCTGGAAAGACATGCTGCCGGAGAATTCTACCGGGTTCTGGAAAAAGAGCTGGAATGATAACTGAAGTAAATGATAAAAGAAAAGAGGCTGACGAACAATCATTCATCAGCAACGTCGTGATAGTAATATTCACCTTTGGATTTCTGCTCCCTGTCAAGCCTTGAGTCCTTTTTGTTGACCCTTGGACGGGAAGTATCCTCATCACGTCTGAATGTGATATCCAGATTTGCAAGGAACTTGTTCATTCCATCCTGCATGCTGGATGGCTGGTGTGCCTTACCATAGACTGCCGGCTCACCTTCAAAGACTATGAGACGTTCGCTCAGCATGTCTATCATGTAGATGTCGTGGTCAACGACCATTGCGGTCTTACCGTTGTTCTCGGCGAATCTTTTAATGACCCTTGTTGCCAGTGAACGTTGTTCTACGTCAAGATGGGCGCTTGGTTCGTCAAGAATATACATGTCAGCTTCCTGACAGAGACATGCGGCAATAGCAACCCTCTGGAGTTCACCACCACTGAGCTCTGTGAGCATGCGGTCATAGAGTCTCTCAATGTTCAGCGGTTTTGCAATCTCGGTCTGGAAATAACTGCTATTGAATTTGTTAGAGAGGCCGCCAAGGAAGTATCGAACCTGCATCGGGCTGTCAGCTTTGATGTACTGTGGTTTATATGCGATCTTGATGTCAAGGTCAAGTTTACCTTCATCAGGTTCGACCTCGCCTGCAAGTATCTTTACAAATGTGGATTTACCGATACCGTTCGGACCAACAATTCCCAGTACCTCACCCTCTTTCAGTGAGCCACCATCGGTTGAAAGAGAAAATCCTTCACCGTATTTCTTGGAAAATGCGTCATAGTCTACAAGTGTGTTGATATCAGTCTCAACTCTTGGAGGGTGAACCTCGAACTTAATAGCTTCAGGCCTTATACGCACGTTCTCTTCAGGCAGGAAGCCTTTCAGATACTGGTTAATTGCAATGCGTACACCCTTTGGATGTGTGATGACACCATACCCTCCAGGCTCACCGTATGCAACGTGCACTGCATCAGCAAGCATGTCAAGTATCGCAAGGTCGTGTTCTACAACAAGAACTGCTTTATCCTCAGATATCTCCTGAATGAGCTGTGCGGTGTTGATACGCTGGTAAATATCAAGATATGGACTTATTTCATCAAAGAAGTAAAAATCTGCATCTTTAGCTGCACAGGCTGCAATGGCAACTCTCTGAAGTTCTCCACCACTAAGCTCTGTTATTTTGCGGTCCATTACATGTGCAAGGTTGAGACGGTCAATAAGTTCAGGAAGCTTGCCTCTTTCGTCGGTCCTGTCAAGGAGCTCGCTTGTCTTGCCCTTGAAAGCCTTTGGGATCATATCCACATACTGAGGCTTCTGTGAGACTTTTATGTCGCCTTCAACTACGTCACTGAAATAATCATAAAGGGCTGTACCTGCATAGTGTTCGAGAACCCTTTCCCAGTTGCTGTTATCCTCTGAGAAGTTAGGAACAAGAGTTCCGGAAAGGATCTGAACTGCGGTACTTTTACCGATACCATTCGGACCAAGGATACCTGTTACTTTTCCTACCTGTGGGATCGGAAGGCCATATAGTGCAAAGCCATTCGGGCCGTACCTGTGGGTAGGCTCTGTAAGCGCTTCAGGAAGACCGATTATCATTATAGCTTCAAATGGGCACTTGTGGACACATATAC
The sequence above is a segment of the uncultured Methanolobus sp. genome. Coding sequences within it:
- a CDS encoding mechanosensitive ion channel family protein; translated protein: MADILSMAIPYTTITVANILFALVVLVAGIVVAGILTGMFRKGLKKTKLPELVIEFLVRFLRALMYVGVLLAVVSTLGVDVSSVVVGLSAVIGLVLGFGMQDSLNNLAAGVWIASLRPLDKGEFVTVNGMSGNVHAVGIMATELLTPDNQFITIPNKLVWGSPIINVTRMPTRRVAVDVGVSYSTDIPRAVKVAMDVIKRDSRVLADPAPAVITTELADSSVNLQLRAWVNTSDFWAVKNDLTIAIHAAFNEADIEIPFPQMDVHMYKI
- a CDS encoding ABC transporter, which produces MPGWLTIAKWELMRSKLKFDARSIIMLVISLMLVIVASYAAAQTGMSMNQKIYLVAFSQPDVQPIIQTDQRFDYMLVDRFEATVYYEYGADMAIIGNNVYLSDTRKAASAGDALENTFIEYREIVLTSYNDINNSHPVWVTVHDLERPQDFQLAGSTGTLDELSRGYNRTAALENIPGGREAASGSSSGRIRTGSSTISPEDIAALDATEGKTFFEKQTLSTPSNFNPPVPFTAILYAFLFIFPIYFVSQFYSTSLMDERTNRKGELVLIAPLRSRDVVIGKTVPYLVITMAIQTAITLYILKMPSTVADVERVLLILAAILPVILLFFALSFYSAILARSFKELTFASVFLSVVISGYLFFPAMFANIHAISSISPITLIVRLIEGEAVPMNTYLFSTLPFYLVAGAVYAFGTAIFREEDLFTQKSIGSKIIDCFEMFLSYRYGSVFFLSIIFIPVVYMTQLMLIVMLFNLPVPYSILAMIVLSALAEEIVKSIGIYTLFKRKITEVTFKNAIRLSILAGAGFFVGEKAVAVLTLAPIASSAFGTVMTLGAMLLIPLLLHVTTVTISSLIMYWKGPNAYKYAVVAATIFHTIYNMTILRGLLF
- a CDS encoding ABC transporter permease; the encoded protein is MKTVAKKEFKDLLTEKTFILAIIIQLFIASFSTFLVIGLTSFYDPTALGNVEFEGVNIGVVGTADDELYRVLIENDVQAYLYDDFIPAYGDFFDRKIDAIIVTPIGTAEGTDLLNVDIYLPKSEIKATVISLQLKNSLEEYEQNVRDVRTQRLPGYTPIDFNIIKRGVRASSTFFEFVYVALLPLLVFTPAFISGGLVIDFITEEYERKTMDLLLASPASLLEIISGKAILAIIIVPLQSFVWMLLLSMNRISISNSLQILLVVTLIAGVLVFSSTIIAVFFKDRGVAQLLYSLVLIFLFMSSYLFTNSPLNLVTRLSIDSIPAVESWTWTGMYTLLALFLYMATMFVIKKDPRNI
- a CDS encoding MATE family efflux transporter; this translates as MTDNNFDDNSEPKAGPGKTTSGMKAMLGDPKKAMLKLALPMMLGMSVQTLYNLVDTFWVSGLGADALAAVGFVFPFFFVIIALSNGLGVGAGSAISRRLGSRDKCGADNVAVHTMILMLILSALFTIPLYIFAEPIFVLIGAGKTAAMASTYGKIIFAGSILLFFTNVANAILRSEGDTKRAMNAMIFGSVLNIILDPIFIYTLDFGVAGAAWATVLSMGVTAVMMVNWLFFRKDTYITFDFKDFHFEKSILRDIFRVGVPASVQQTSMALMMLVMNVIIIAVSNTDGVAVYTVGWRVVTIAIAPLIGISTAVVTLAGFSYGEGSYDKVSFTHIYAMKVGLIAETVIAFFTFVLAPHISWIFTQSESASHITDDLTVFLRIICIFYPTVSLGLLSSSLFQGVGKGMNALFASILRALIFVPLFAVIFAFTLNMGLIGVWWGMVIGNILGSLFIFGWARFYVSRLLKSGTSSKAHVLHEHDEVRG
- a CDS encoding MarR family winged helix-turn-helix transcriptional regulator; protein product: MTPNQKSESNDRPCSCKCIGKNECIGRDISHLFRSINIYLSNELESYGLGSGQFPFFMRLLHHDGVSQESLANMLRYDRATITRSVNKLEDQGYVVRKRDPNDKRAYCVYLTEEGQKMGPVLMKISADLNGVLLRGFNDEEKAMFISLVEKAAMNIASENEIKKASND
- a CDS encoding ABC transporter ATP-binding protein codes for the protein MEPGIIEVKGLRKEYGDFVAVDNLSFSVEKGQIFGIVGPNGAGKTTTLKMLSSLIRPTSGSIHMQGLDIATDAVEIKSFLGFLPEESPLYEGMEVDDYLLYFAELYCVPKDRAKKRIRELLFDLALNPDGKKIGDLSKGMKRKVAIARSLINDPDILIYDEPASGLDPMTSRYITDYVRSLKQSGKTIIFTAHNLYQVESLCDRILILKGGRLVTLGTAEEIRKEYGKIQYRLEFKVDDITDYDISEVVKEVNDNYVVITNDIDVVNQTTKWVASKGGDIVEMRTIVPSLEEIFLEIMGVELFVD